From one Pedobacter faecalis genomic stretch:
- the purB gene encoding adenylosuccinate lyase, with protein sequence MTLSPLQAISPIDGRYRNTTQDLAQYFSESALIRYRIFVEVEYFIALCEAGLPGLADFPKDNYPRLREIYKSFTDGDAQEVKDTEKITNHDVKAVEYFIKKQFDQLALEPYKEFIHFGLTSQDINNTAIPYTFKLALNEVYYPQLAQLIEKIQELATEWKDVPLLAHTHGQPASPTKLGKEFIVFAERLQIQLNNLKQIPNSAKFGGATGNFNAHHIAYPGTDWVAFSNHFVNEILGLSRAQHTTQIEHYDQFAAQCDALKRINNILIDMDRDIWTYISKNYFKQKIKAGEVGSSAMPHKVNPIDFENAEGNAGIANAMFEFLASKLPISRLQRDLTDSTVLRNVGVPMAHTAIAIASTMKGLNKLLLNEEAIHADLENNWAVVAEAIQTVLRREAYPNPYEALKDLTRTNQKITAETMATFIDGLNVSDSVKSELKQITPFNYTGVF encoded by the coding sequence ATGACCTTATCTCCCCTTCAGGCGATCTCCCCTATCGACGGGCGCTACAGAAACACCACACAAGATCTGGCACAGTACTTCTCAGAATCTGCACTTATCAGATACCGTATTTTTGTAGAGGTAGAATATTTCATTGCGTTATGTGAGGCCGGCTTGCCTGGACTGGCAGATTTCCCTAAAGACAACTATCCTCGACTTCGGGAAATTTACAAGTCATTCACCGATGGCGATGCACAGGAAGTTAAAGACACAGAGAAAATCACCAACCACGACGTTAAGGCCGTAGAATACTTTATTAAGAAGCAATTCGACCAGCTTGCTTTGGAACCATACAAAGAGTTTATCCATTTCGGACTAACCTCACAGGACATCAACAATACCGCTATTCCATATACGTTTAAGCTGGCGTTAAACGAGGTTTATTACCCGCAGCTAGCCCAGCTCATAGAAAAGATTCAAGAACTGGCTACCGAATGGAAAGATGTGCCCCTGCTGGCGCATACCCATGGTCAGCCTGCCTCACCAACCAAATTAGGGAAAGAGTTCATCGTTTTTGCCGAGCGTTTACAAATTCAGCTCAACAACCTTAAGCAAATACCTAACAGCGCCAAATTCGGCGGCGCTACCGGAAATTTCAATGCGCATCATATTGCTTACCCGGGCACCGACTGGGTAGCGTTTTCGAATCATTTTGTCAATGAGATCCTCGGACTCAGCCGCGCACAACATACTACACAGATTGAACATTACGACCAGTTTGCCGCACAGTGCGATGCCTTAAAGCGCATCAACAATATCCTCATTGATATGGATCGCGACATCTGGACTTACATATCTAAAAACTACTTCAAACAGAAGATCAAAGCCGGCGAAGTAGGTTCATCGGCAATGCCGCACAAAGTGAACCCTATCGATTTTGAAAATGCAGAGGGCAATGCAGGTATCGCCAATGCGATGTTTGAATTCCTTGCGTCCAAACTACCCATTTCACGTTTGCAGCGCGACCTTACGGACTCTACCGTGCTCAGGAATGTAGGTGTGCCTATGGCTCATACCGCAATTGCCATCGCGTCGACAATGAAAGGCTTAAACAAACTGCTGCTTAATGAAGAGGCCATCCATGCCGACCTTGAAAACAACTGGGCAGTGGTAGCAGAAGCCATTCAAACCGTTTTAAGGAGAGAGGCTTATCCTAATCCGTACGAGGCACTTAAAGAT